A portion of the Parasteatoda tepidariorum isolate YZ-2023 chromosome 5, CAS_Ptep_4.0, whole genome shotgun sequence genome contains these proteins:
- the LOC107450829 gene encoding progranulin yields the protein MLPLYLVIVGFAFSSGLTANIVDNSTTFNYAVKLCPPWQTECQSGCCPYMDAVCCSDGFECCQHGQTCIPYIGICVGAELHSENRINFFTKKAVALKLWDSEMRKCPTQSTSCYDLCCPLQDAVCCPDREHCCPEGYQCSPNGCTIESRSVNINTEN from the exons ATGCTACCACTTTACTTAGTGATAGTAGGATTTGCTTTTTCTTCTGGTTTGACTGCTAATATTGTAGACAATTCCACAACTTtca ATTATGCAGTAAAACTTTGCCCTCCATGGCAAACGGAGTGCCAATCCGGATGTTGTCCATATATGGACGCCGTTTGTTGTAGTGACGGTTTCGAATGCTGTCAACATGGCCAGACATGCATTCCATACATAGGAATCTGTGTCGGTGCTGAACTCCATAGTGAAAATAGGATTAACTTTTTTACCAAGAAGGCTGTGGCTCTCAAACTTTGGGATTCAGAAATGAGAAAATGCCCGACTCAATCTACATCTTGTTATGATTTATGCTGCCCGTTACAAGATGCTGTCTGTTGTCCTGACAGAGAACATTGTTGCCCAGAAGGATACCAATGCTCACCAAATGGATGCACCATTGAATCTCGTTCTGTAAACATAAATACTGAAAACTGA
- the LOC107450822 gene encoding SH2/SH3 adapter protein dreadlocks isoform X2, translated as MSHHKMGKTDDTYVIAKYDYTAQGSQELDIKKGERLILLDDSKHWWKVQNAKHQSGFVPSNYVKREKPSIFDSIRRKVKKKTEAKMSPTASPIATKEVNVDSPRNTCDKTNTYTGTSAIVKFNYEAQQTDEISLAKGARVTVMEKSNDGWWKGECEGVVGWFPSNYVLEEAEDTNDSSHNYTPAGSANNTLQGGGCLDVVLALYSFTSQNEEELSFQRGEHLEILDRPENDPDWWKARNQRNEVGLVPKNYVQVVCHGNSVETYPGKNFPLSSSADILMDNGVSRKETSLSLGASGGSPALFRNKFGSLQERPDLTGKSWYYGSITRSQCDQMLTEYAEDGDFIVRDSETNVGDYSISLKATARNKHFRVHVEGRVFCIGQRKFDTLDDLVEHYKRAPIYTSPRE; from the exons ATGTCCCACCATAAAATGG gaaaaacagaCGATACTTACGTTATTGCTAAGTACGATTATACAGCTCAAGGAAGTCAAGAGCTTGATATCAAGAAAGGGGAACGACTCATTCTCTTAGATGACAGCAAACACTGGTGGAAAGTACAAAATGCAAAACACCAGTCTGGTTTTGTACCTTCAAACTATGTCAAAAGAGAGAAACCATCTATATTTGATAGCATTAGAcggaaagttaagaaaaaaactgaagccAAAATGTCACCCACTGCTTCTCCCATTGCTACAAAAGAAGTAAATGTCGACTCGCCTCGTAACACCTGTGACAAAACCAATACATACACCGGTACATCTGCAattgttaaattcaattatgaGGCTCAGCAAACTGACGAGATATCGCTTGCGAAAGGAGCGAGAGTGACTGTTATGGAAAAATCCAATGACGGTTGGTGGAAAGGTGAATGCGAAGGTGTCGTCGGATGGTTTCCTTCGAATTATGTTTTAGAAGAGGCAGAAGATACTAATGACAGCAGCCACAATTATACTCCAGCAGGTTCTGCTAATAATACTCTGCAAGGTGGGGGTTGTTTAGATGTGGTGCTAGCCCTGTATTCTTTTACCTCTCAAAACGAAGAGGAGTTGAGCTTCCAGCGAGGCGAGCATTTAGAGATTCTCGATAGACCTGAAAATGATCCTGATTGGTGGAAAGCCAGAAATCAAAGAAATGAAGTGGGATTAGTGCCAAAGAATTACGTGCAGGTAGTTTGCCACGGTAATTCAGTCGAAACTTATCCTGGGAAAAACTTTCCTCTATCTAGTAGTGCTGATATTTTAATGGATAACGGAGTTTCACGTAAGGAAACTAGCTTATCTCTCGGAGCAAGTGGAGGGTCTCCGGCCCTGTTCCGTAATAAATTTGGTAGCTTGCAAGAAAGACCTGATCTGACTGGTAAAAGCTGGTATTATGGTAGTATAACTAGAAGTCAGTGTGATCAAATGTTAACTGAGTATGCAGAAGATGGTGATTTTATAGTTAGAGATAGTGAAAcaaat GTAGGAGATTATTCTATTTCTCTGAAAGCAACCGCAAGGAACAAGCATTTTCGAGTGCACGTAGAAGGACGTGTCTTTTGCATAGGACAAAGGAAGTTTGATACTCTTGATGATTTAGTAGAACATTATAAAAGAGCTCCTATATATACTAGTCCTAGAG aaTGA
- the LOC107450822 gene encoding SH2/SH3 adapter protein dreadlocks isoform X1: MSHHKMGKTDDTYVIAKYDYTAQGSQELDIKKGERLILLDDSKHWWKVQNAKHQSGFVPSNYVKREKPSIFDSIRRKVKKKTEAKMSPTASPIATKEVNVDSPRNTCDKTNTYTGTSAIVKFNYEAQQTDEISLAKGARVTVMEKSNDGWWKGECEGVVGWFPSNYVLEEAEDTNDSSHNYTPAGSANNTLQGGGCLDVVLALYSFTSQNEEELSFQRGEHLEILDRPENDPDWWKARNQRNEVGLVPKNYVQVVCHGNSVETYPGKNFPLSSSADILMDNGVSRKETSLSLGASGGSPALFRNKFGSLQERPDLTGKSWYYGSITRSQCDQMLTEYAEDGDFIVRDSETNVGDYSISLKATARNKHFRVHVEGRVFCIGQRKFDTLDDLVEHYKRAPIYTSPRGDKLYLIKPFQKIAKNTSKS, translated from the exons ATGTCCCACCATAAAATGG gaaaaacagaCGATACTTACGTTATTGCTAAGTACGATTATACAGCTCAAGGAAGTCAAGAGCTTGATATCAAGAAAGGGGAACGACTCATTCTCTTAGATGACAGCAAACACTGGTGGAAAGTACAAAATGCAAAACACCAGTCTGGTTTTGTACCTTCAAACTATGTCAAAAGAGAGAAACCATCTATATTTGATAGCATTAGAcggaaagttaagaaaaaaactgaagccAAAATGTCACCCACTGCTTCTCCCATTGCTACAAAAGAAGTAAATGTCGACTCGCCTCGTAACACCTGTGACAAAACCAATACATACACCGGTACATCTGCAattgttaaattcaattatgaGGCTCAGCAAACTGACGAGATATCGCTTGCGAAAGGAGCGAGAGTGACTGTTATGGAAAAATCCAATGACGGTTGGTGGAAAGGTGAATGCGAAGGTGTCGTCGGATGGTTTCCTTCGAATTATGTTTTAGAAGAGGCAGAAGATACTAATGACAGCAGCCACAATTATACTCCAGCAGGTTCTGCTAATAATACTCTGCAAGGTGGGGGTTGTTTAGATGTGGTGCTAGCCCTGTATTCTTTTACCTCTCAAAACGAAGAGGAGTTGAGCTTCCAGCGAGGCGAGCATTTAGAGATTCTCGATAGACCTGAAAATGATCCTGATTGGTGGAAAGCCAGAAATCAAAGAAATGAAGTGGGATTAGTGCCAAAGAATTACGTGCAGGTAGTTTGCCACGGTAATTCAGTCGAAACTTATCCTGGGAAAAACTTTCCTCTATCTAGTAGTGCTGATATTTTAATGGATAACGGAGTTTCACGTAAGGAAACTAGCTTATCTCTCGGAGCAAGTGGAGGGTCTCCGGCCCTGTTCCGTAATAAATTTGGTAGCTTGCAAGAAAGACCTGATCTGACTGGTAAAAGCTGGTATTATGGTAGTATAACTAGAAGTCAGTGTGATCAAATGTTAACTGAGTATGCAGAAGATGGTGATTTTATAGTTAGAGATAGTGAAAcaaat GTAGGAGATTATTCTATTTCTCTGAAAGCAACCGCAAGGAACAAGCATTTTCGAGTGCACGTAGAAGGACGTGTCTTTTGCATAGGACAAAGGAAGTTTGATACTCTTGATGATTTAGTAGAACATTATAAAAGAGCTCCTATATATACTAGTCCTAGAGGTGACAAGTTATATTTAATCAagccttttcaaaaaattgctaaaaatacttcaaaatcataa